In Psychrobacter ciconiae, the following are encoded in one genomic region:
- the rpsT gene encoding 30S ribosomal protein S20, with translation MANSAQARKRARQNTKRRQHAASQRSMVRTYLKRVDAAIATQDYAAATEAYKKAVPVIDRMADKGIIHKNKAARRKSRLNKAIKALQA, from the coding sequence GTGGCTAACTCTGCTCAAGCTCGTAAACGCGCCCGTCAAAATACCAAACGTCGTCAACATGCGGCATCACAGCGTTCAATGGTTCGCACTTATCTTAAGCGCGTTGATGCTGCAATCGCTACTCAAGATTACGCAGCGGCGACCGAAGCTTATAAAAAAGCGGTTCCTGTTATCGACCGTATGGCTGACAAAGGCATTATTCACAAAAACAAAGCCGCTCGCCGTAAGAGCCGCTTGAATAAAGCCATCAAAGCTTTGCAAGCTTAA
- a CDS encoding NAD-dependent epimerase/dehydratase family protein, translated as MRQKAIVIGATGLVGQHLVEQLNALYDTLIVIARRPPRFINSRMRFYQVNDFDNLKEVFASVGADAKTDAFSCLGTTKKQAGSDEAFYKVDHDYNVSFAKLCRDKGVQNFFLLSAMNADKGSRFFYNRVKAETEQSIIELNFNRLVIFRPSLLLGKHKGRPLESLSQKAFSLIAPLVSESLPLRPISAQRVAIAMAMSAQAIYESGKYREAAKFSTVDIIENKQLLAMTRVKH; from the coding sequence ATGCGGCAAAAAGCGATTGTGATTGGGGCGACCGGCTTGGTCGGTCAGCATTTGGTTGAACAGCTCAATGCCTTATATGACACCTTGATTGTGATTGCCCGCAGACCGCCGCGCTTTATCAACAGTCGAATGCGCTTTTATCAAGTTAATGATTTTGACAATTTAAAAGAAGTCTTTGCAAGCGTGGGCGCGGACGCAAAGACGGATGCGTTCAGCTGCCTTGGGACGACCAAAAAGCAAGCAGGAAGCGATGAGGCGTTTTATAAGGTTGACCATGATTATAATGTTAGCTTTGCTAAATTGTGCCGCGATAAAGGCGTTCAAAACTTCTTTTTATTGTCGGCGATGAATGCTGATAAAGGCAGCCGTTTTTTTTATAATCGAGTTAAAGCCGAGACGGAGCAATCAATTATCGAGCTTAATTTTAACCGCTTGGTGATTTTTCGACCCTCGCTGCTGCTTGGCAAGCACAAAGGTCGACCACTTGAAAGCCTAAGCCAAAAGGCGTTTTCGCTGATCGCACCGCTGGTGTCAGAATCCCTGCCCCTGCGACCGATTTCAGCACAAAGGGTGGCAATCGCCATGGCAATGAGCGCTCAAGCCATTTATGAAAGCGGCAAATACCGCGAAGCTGCTAAATTTTCGACCGTTGATATTATTGAAAATAAGCAGCTGCTTGCCATGACCCGCGTAAAACATTAG
- the rraA gene encoding ribonuclease E activity regulator RraA, which produces MTKDNFVTCDLLDDNPESQVCLPNIEGKSFYSFGGKDKFCGQIVTVKCFEDNSRVKSLLGSNGRDDNGDGKVLVVDGGGSMRCALLGDMIAESAVKNGWEGVVIYGCVRDVDAMAEMDLGVMAIGCIPRKSTRRNEGQTNIEISFGDLTLNSGMYIYADNNGMIASDKPLI; this is translated from the coding sequence ATGACCAAAGATAATTTTGTAACTTGTGATTTGTTGGATGATAACCCTGAATCGCAAGTTTGCCTGCCCAATATCGAGGGTAAATCGTTTTATAGCTTTGGCGGAAAAGACAAATTTTGTGGTCAAATCGTCACAGTAAAATGCTTTGAGGACAACAGCCGCGTAAAATCACTACTTGGTTCAAACGGTCGTGATGATAATGGAGATGGCAAAGTCTTGGTCGTTGATGGTGGCGGCTCAATGCGCTGCGCCCTGCTTGGTGATATGATCGCCGAATCTGCGGTCAAAAACGGCTGGGAAGGGGTGGTAATTTACGGCTGCGTCCGTGATGTTGATGCCATGGCAGAAATGGACTTGGGGGTGATGGCAATCGGCTGTATCCCGCGCAAATCAACGCGCCGTAATGAAGGTCAGACCAACATCGAAATCAGCTTTGGTGATTTGACGCTCAATTCTGGCATGTATATTTACGCTGATAATAATGGCATGATTGCAAGCGACAAGCCGCTGATTTAA